The following are from one region of the Paenibacillus sabinae T27 genome:
- a CDS encoding nucleotidyl transferase AbiEii/AbiGii toxin family protein codes for MVTNVAASVIDKLKNVARANKKAFNVISILYYQERFLKRLSMSSYKDNFILKGGLYLYSVTQFKSRPTRDMDFSGRRLNNDASVLVNIVTSICQLPPVDAEDGIVFHTDQIVSEIIKEDAEYEGVRIKIPCSLGQMREVLQLDIGFGDVIVPSPQTIDFPVLLSNMERPEILVYTNDSVISEKFEAMISFPWRTVG; via the coding sequence ATGGTCACAAACGTTGCTGCTTCAGTAATTGATAAACTAAAGAACGTTGCCAGAGCCAATAAAAAGGCGTTCAATGTCATCTCCATTCTTTATTACCAGGAGCGTTTCTTAAAACGTTTATCGATGTCCAGTTATAAGGATAATTTTATCCTTAAGGGCGGATTATACTTATATTCCGTAACACAGTTCAAATCCAGGCCGACGAGGGATATGGATTTCTCAGGCCGTAGATTGAACAATGACGCCTCTGTATTGGTCAATATCGTTACCTCTATATGTCAGTTGCCTCCTGTTGATGCTGAGGATGGTATTGTTTTTCATACTGATCAAATCGTTTCCGAAATCATTAAAGAAGATGCAGAATATGAAGGCGTACGTATAAAGATACCCTGCTCGCTTGGACAAATGAGGGAAGTGTTGCAGCTTGATATTGGTTTTGGAGATGTGATAGTACCAAGTCCGCAAACGATAGACTTCCCAGTTCTCCTATCTAATATGGAGAGGCCAGAAATATTGGTATACACGAATGATTCCGTCATTTCAGAAAAATTTGAAGCCATGATATCCTTTCCCTGGCGAACAGTCGGATGA
- a CDS encoding nucleotidyl transferase AbiEii/AbiGii toxin family protein has product MKDFFDIYTLARTTPFEGLRLYEAVSETFKRRTTRTEREHVIFTTEFYTDRRRVAMWDAFIRNLYLDYSPTFQEVMELIHTFLKPIYDHVLDENEYFGNWDLQSLNWKSRQTSAL; this is encoded by the coding sequence ATGAAGGATTTTTTTGATATTTACACGCTGGCCCGTACAACCCCGTTTGAAGGACTTCGCTTGTACGAAGCTGTATCTGAGACTTTTAAGCGAAGGACAACCCGTACCGAAAGAGAGCATGTCATTTTCACAACTGAATTCTATACGGATAGACGTAGAGTTGCTATGTGGGATGCATTTATTAGAAATTTATATCTGGATTATTCGCCAACATTCCAGGAGGTTATGGAACTCATTCATACTTTCCTCAAACCGATCTATGATCATGTGCTCGATGAAAATGAGTATTTTGGTAACTGGGATCTTCAATCATTGAATTGGAAAAGCAGACAGACCTCTGCCCTCTAA
- a CDS encoding L-threonylcarbamoyladenylate synthase yields the protein MRNDVLMPVCDRSIEQAVSVLREGGLVIGPSRSNYNIMCDPRNERSIERVFQVKKRTKFGPLTLSISSLSGLDTFIHMPENLDKEVLSQVWPSELTLIFRKKYPFPERLTCGAPTVGLTWQGESAMQRLTEAYGHPLAVTSANLSGSGSGLVSLGKALSDLGDQVDLILQEPAEEGAKPAGTEIEGNTIVDLSFNPPVLVRLGIVPLDRIRSRFPGLIEDPAVYPQMLQERRELTEYQKEASHE from the coding sequence ATGAGAAATGATGTGCTAATGCCTGTCTGCGACCGTTCCATTGAACAAGCCGTCTCCGTACTGCGGGAAGGAGGACTTGTCATCGGACCATCCCGCTCCAACTATAACATTATGTGCGACCCGAGAAATGAACGGTCCATTGAACGGGTCTTCCAAGTGAAAAAAAGAACAAAATTCGGTCCCCTCACGCTGTCGATCTCCTCGTTAAGCGGGTTGGATACATTCATTCACATGCCTGAGAACCTAGATAAAGAGGTTCTTTCGCAAGTATGGCCGAGCGAGCTTACCCTAATCTTTCGCAAAAAATATCCGTTCCCCGAACGGTTAACCTGCGGAGCCCCCACTGTAGGCTTAACCTGGCAGGGGGAATCGGCCATGCAGCGATTGACGGAAGCCTATGGCCATCCGCTTGCCGTTACTTCCGCCAATCTGTCGGGCTCCGGCTCAGGTCTTGTCAGCCTGGGTAAAGCGTTAAGCGATCTGGGGGATCAAGTGGATTTGATCCTTCAGGAGCCGGCGGAAGAAGGGGCGAAACCTGCGGGGACGGAAATTGAGGGCAACACCATTGTCGATTTATCCTTTAACCCGCCTGTGCTGGTCAGACTCGGGATTGTTCCGCTTGACCGGATCAGAAGCAGGTTCCCCGGATTAATCGAGGACCCGGCGGTTTACCCGCAAATGCTGCAAGAGCGGAGGGAATTGACCGAATACCAGAAGGAAGCTTCCCATGAATAA
- the modD gene encoding ModD protein, whose translation MIYIPDEAIDRMIGEDIPYLDLTTWALDIGGQRGEIEYFSREKAVLCGTEEAMRMLVKLGVTPVFSLPSGTVVEPGQVFLSGTGTAQSLHMAWKVTQNLLECCSGIATKTRRMVDIVKSVNPSVTIASTRKSFPGTKAMSVKAILCGGAAPHRLGLSETVLVFKEHAAFCGGPDAFLERIGELKSRVPEKKLVVETDSVEYALRLCRAGVDCLQFDKLPPEELLAGSAELRTANPNVVLLAAGGIDEHNAAAYAASGVDVLVTTGLFFAKPLDMSVRLLPDGE comes from the coding sequence ATGATCTACATTCCCGATGAGGCGATTGACCGGATGATCGGAGAGGATATTCCTTATCTCGATCTGACGACATGGGCCCTTGATATCGGCGGGCAACGGGGGGAAATAGAGTACTTCTCCAGAGAGAAGGCGGTGCTGTGCGGAACGGAAGAGGCGATGCGAATGCTGGTCAAGCTGGGGGTTACGCCCGTGTTCAGTCTTCCGTCGGGTACGGTTGTTGAACCAGGGCAGGTATTTCTGTCAGGGACGGGGACGGCGCAGTCGCTGCATATGGCCTGGAAAGTGACGCAAAATCTGCTGGAATGCTGCTCCGGCATCGCCACCAAGACAAGACGGATGGTAGACATCGTGAAGTCCGTCAATCCTTCAGTTACCATAGCGAGTACGAGAAAAAGCTTTCCGGGGACCAAGGCGATGAGCGTGAAGGCGATTCTGTGCGGAGGTGCCGCTCCCCATCGACTGGGGCTGTCCGAGACGGTGCTCGTCTTCAAGGAGCATGCGGCCTTTTGCGGGGGGCCGGATGCCTTCCTGGAGCGGATCGGTGAGCTGAAATCCAGAGTCCCGGAGAAAAAGCTGGTTGTCGAGACGGATTCGGTGGAATATGCCCTTCGTCTGTGCCGCGCCGGAGTGGATTGCCTGCAGTTCGACAAGCTGCCGCCTGAAGAATTGCTTGCGGGAAGCGCGGAGCTGCGGACCGCGAATCCGAATGTGGTGCTGCTGGCGGCCGGAGGCATCGACGAACACAACGCTGCGGCTTACGCGGCTTCCGGAGTCGACGTGCTGGTGACGACCGGCCTGTTCTTCGCGAAGCCGCTCGATATGAGCGTCCGGCTGCTGCCGGACGGGGAGTGA
- a CDS encoding type IV toxin-antitoxin system AbiEi family antitoxin domain-containing protein, whose product MGDLDFDYIKKGFLNVFKQLGVHEEEFFNLVRRYPNIHKLDDLIAAIKTEDESKKEAAIYPEIIELFRKYNGIVNANILKENQINYYQLNKLESMGKIIKLKRGLYALKDINYMVDEIVEAALLIPKGVLCLYSALAHHELTTYTPSEYNFAVSRKERKPTLPDYPPIRIFTYDDDTFDIGIEKIEKDGHSIKVYDLERTICDTVKYRNKLDANVVKESLNNYSNSRKRNYIQLFKYAERLRVKSILNNYLEVL is encoded by the coding sequence ATGGGGGATTTAGATTTTGATTATATAAAAAAGGGTTTTTTGAATGTTTTTAAACAGCTGGGCGTACACGAAGAAGAATTTTTCAATCTGGTTCGTCGTTATCCTAATATCCATAAACTAGACGATCTTATAGCCGCTATTAAAACTGAAGACGAAAGTAAAAAGGAGGCGGCAATCTACCCGGAAATCATAGAGCTGTTTAGGAAATATAATGGGATTGTCAATGCGAACATTCTTAAAGAAAATCAGATAAATTACTATCAGCTTAACAAGCTTGAGTCGATGGGTAAGATTATCAAGCTTAAACGTGGGCTCTACGCTCTTAAAGATATCAATTACATGGTTGACGAAATAGTAGAAGCGGCTCTTCTTATACCTAAGGGTGTCCTATGTCTATACTCTGCCCTTGCCCATCATGAACTAACCACTTATACTCCGAGTGAATACAATTTTGCAGTATCCCGAAAAGAGAGAAAACCTACTCTCCCAGACTATCCACCGATTCGGATATTTACTTATGATGACGATACCTTTGATATAGGGATTGAAAAGATAGAAAAGGATGGTCATAGTATTAAAGTGTACGATCTGGAGCGAACTATTTGTGATACTGTGAAATACAGGAATAAACTTGATGCCAATGTCGTTAAGGAAAGTCTGAATAACTACTCTAATAGCAGGAAAAGGAATTATATCCAACTGTTTAAATATGCGGAGAGATTGAGAGTAAAGTCCATCCTGAATAATTACCTTGAGGTGCTATAG